Proteins found in one Sorghum bicolor cultivar BTx623 chromosome 1, Sorghum_bicolor_NCBIv3, whole genome shotgun sequence genomic segment:
- the LOC8065860 gene encoding auxin-responsive protein SAUR32: protein MPGKHHQQMAAAAAGAVAPKGCVTVRVGLEGEEQRRFAVPLGHLKHPLFGALLEEAEREYGFRHQGAIAIPCRVDRFVHVERLIGQDLHGTSPCAHHLVDLDGGALAATAGAGAAHHHHHHHVHLHLPRFVGCFRA, encoded by the coding sequence ATGCCCGGCAAGCACCACCAGCAgatggcggcagcggcggcgggggcggtgGCGCCCAAGGGGTGCGTGACGGTGCGCGTGGGGCTGGAGGGGGAGGAGCAGCGCCGGTTCGCGGTGCCGCTGGGCCACCTCAAGCACCCGCTCTTCGGCGCGCTGCTGGAGGAGGCCGAGCGCGAGTACGGCTTCCGCCACCAGGGCGCCATCGCCATCCCCTGCCGCGTCGACCGCTTCGTCCACGTCGAGCGCCTCATCGGCCAGGACCTCCACGGCACCTCCCCCTGCGCCCACCACCTCGTCGACCTCGACGGCGGCGCCCTGGCGGCAacagccggcgccggcgccgcgcaccaccaccatcaccaccacGTCCACCTGCACCTCCCGCGCTTCGTCGGCTGCTTCCGCGCCTGA